A window of the Alphaproteobacteria bacterium genome harbors these coding sequences:
- a CDS encoding patatin-like phospholipase family protein gives MPVKTINLALQGGGSHGAFTWGALDRLLEDERIEIEAISGTSAGAMNAAVLANGMRVGGRKAAAAALEAFWRRMATIGRFGPFPRTPLDRLTAGWNLDSSPVYFTFDLLSRLFSPYQFNPFDWNPLRTVLAEQVDFAALRARCHPKVFVCATSVISGKIKVFGPDELSLDACMASACLPFLYKAVEIDGDAFWDGGYSGNPAIFPLIYNASARDIMLVQINPIRRAEIPTTPNAIVDRLNEITFNAGLMKEMRAIEFVSRLLHENRVDESRYKRLHVHMVDGADDLYDLGHTSKLNADWDFLSYLHDLGHANAGRWLDAHFDDLGRRTTIDLAAVFL, from the coding sequence ATGCCCGTGAAGACCATCAACCTGGCGCTGCAGGGCGGCGGGTCGCACGGGGCGTTCACCTGGGGTGCGCTCGACCGGCTGCTCGAGGACGAGCGTATCGAGATCGAGGCGATCAGCGGCACCAGCGCCGGCGCGATGAACGCCGCGGTGCTGGCCAACGGCATGCGGGTCGGCGGGCGCAAGGCCGCGGCGGCGGCGCTGGAGGCGTTCTGGCGGCGGATGGCGACGATCGGCCGGTTCGGGCCGTTCCCGCGCACGCCGCTCGACCGGCTGACCGCCGGCTGGAACCTGGATTCCTCGCCGGTCTATTTCACCTTCGACCTGCTGTCGCGGCTGTTCTCGCCCTACCAGTTCAACCCGTTCGACTGGAACCCGCTGCGCACCGTGCTGGCCGAGCAGGTGGATTTCGCCGCCCTGCGCGCGCGCTGCCATCCGAAGGTGTTCGTCTGCGCCACCAGCGTGATCAGCGGCAAGATCAAGGTGTTCGGGCCCGACGAGCTGAGCCTCGACGCCTGCATGGCCTCGGCCTGCCTGCCCTTCCTCTACAAGGCGGTCGAGATCGACGGCGACGCCTTCTGGGACGGCGGCTATTCCGGCAATCCCGCGATCTTCCCGCTGATCTACAACGCATCGGCGCGCGACATCATGCTGGTGCAGATCAACCCGATCCGCCGCGCCGAAATCCCGACGACGCCGAACGCCATCGTCGACCGGCTGAACGAGATCACCTTCAACGCCGGGCTGATGAAGGAGATGCGGGCGATCGAGTTCGTCTCGCGGCTGCTGCACGAGAACCGGGTCGACGAAAGCCGCTACAAGCGCCTGCACGTGCACATGGTCGACGGCGCCGACGATCTCTACGACCTCGGCCATACCAGCAAGCTGAACGCCGACTGGGACTTCCTCAGCTATCTGCACGACCTGGGCCACGCCAACGCCGGCCGCTGGCTCGACGCTCATTTCGACGACCTCGGCCGGCGCACCACCATCGACCTGGCCGCGGTGTTCCTTTGA
- a CDS encoding DMT family transporter: protein MTAATERARTAPPWAPLALLLGLGTIWGVMLVMGRQATADGVPPMAFAFWNCVGGATIIAGVARLRRVPLTVDARHLRYYAIAGLISTAFPNTLAFTVVAPIGTGLTGVLYALSPLFTYAFAMAVRIDRFDPLRSAGLAMGLAGTLLILLPQSSLPSPEALHWVLLGLVMPVALASGNVYRNIAWPPGAHPITLAVGMLVAAALWLTPAMLVTDAFYWPLPPADLGDWSTVAIFFVGGLIYILYFELQRLAGPVYFSQISYVITASGVVFGMAVFSERHAIWVWLAIAVICGGILLVNRRR from the coding sequence TTGACCGCCGCGACCGAGCGGGCCCGCACCGCGCCGCCCTGGGCGCCGTTGGCGCTGCTGCTGGGGCTGGGCACCATCTGGGGCGTCATGCTGGTGATGGGCCGGCAGGCGACCGCCGACGGCGTACCGCCGATGGCCTTCGCCTTCTGGAACTGCGTCGGCGGTGCTACGATCATCGCCGGCGTGGCCCGCCTGCGCCGCGTGCCGCTGACGGTCGACGCGCGCCACCTGCGCTACTACGCCATCGCCGGCCTGATCTCGACCGCCTTCCCCAACACCCTGGCCTTCACCGTGGTCGCGCCGATCGGCACCGGGCTGACCGGGGTGCTCTATGCGCTGTCGCCGCTGTTCACCTACGCCTTCGCCATGGCTGTCCGCATCGACCGGTTCGACCCGCTGCGCAGCGCCGGCCTGGCCATGGGCCTGGCCGGCACCCTGCTGATCCTGCTGCCGCAGTCCAGCCTGCCCAGCCCCGAGGCGCTGCACTGGGTGCTGCTCGGCCTGGTCATGCCGGTGGCGCTCGCCAGCGGCAACGTCTATCGCAACATCGCCTGGCCGCCGGGGGCGCACCCGATCACGCTCGCGGTCGGCATGCTGGTTGCGGCGGCGTTGTGGCTGACGCCGGCGATGCTCGTCACCGACGCCTTCTACTGGCCGCTGCCGCCGGCCGACCTGGGCGACTGGTCGACGGTGGCGATCTTCTTCGTCGGCGGGCTGATCTACATCCTCTATTTCGAACTGCAGCGGCTGGCCGGGCCGGTCTATTTCAGCCAGATCAGCTACGTCATCACCGCGTCCGGCGTGGTGTTCGGCATGGCGGTATTCAGCGAGCGCCACGCCATCTGGGTCTGGCTCGCCATCGCGGTGATCTGTGGCGGCATCCTCTTGGTCAACAGGCGTCGCTGA
- the wrbA gene encoding NAD(P)H:quinone oxidoreductase: MTRILVLYYSSYGHIAAMAKAAAEGAAGVDGVEVAIRRVPELVPADVAEKSGYRIEADVPVAAVAELADYDGILFGTPTRFGNMASQMRNFLDQAGGLWAQNKLVGKPAGVFTSSATQHGGQESTILSFHTTLLHLGMVIVGLPYTATEQMTLDEITGGTPYGASTIAGGDGSRRPSARELGLARFQGAHLAAIAAKLAA; encoded by the coding sequence ATGACCCGCATCCTCGTGCTGTACTACAGCAGCTATGGCCACATCGCGGCGATGGCGAAGGCGGCGGCCGAGGGCGCCGCCGGCGTCGACGGCGTCGAGGTCGCGATCCGTCGCGTGCCCGAACTGGTGCCGGCCGACGTAGCCGAGAAGTCCGGCTATCGGATCGAGGCGGACGTGCCGGTCGCCGCCGTGGCCGAACTGGCCGACTACGACGGCATCCTGTTCGGCACGCCGACCCGCTTTGGCAACATGGCGTCGCAGATGCGCAACTTCCTGGACCAGGCCGGCGGGCTGTGGGCGCAGAACAAGCTGGTCGGCAAGCCGGCCGGCGTGTTCACCAGCTCGGCCACCCAGCACGGCGGCCAGGAGAGCACGATCCTCTCGTTCCACACCACGCTGCTGCACCTCGGCATGGTGATCGTCGGCCTGCCCTACACCGCGACCGAGCAGATGACGCTGGACGAGATCACCGGCGGGACGCCCTACGGCGCCTCGACCATCGCCGGCGGCGACGGCAGCCGCCGGCCCAGTGCCCGCGAGCTCGGCCTTGCCCGCTTCCAGGGCGCGCATCTGGCCGCCATCGCCGCCAAGCTGGCGGCCTGA
- a CDS encoding glutathione S-transferase family protein has product MGLLVDGVWRDRWYETDKSGGRFERPQTRFRDWVTADGTGAPAGRKAYPAAAGRYHLYVSLACPWAHRTLIARALKRLEGAVSVSVVDPFMGADGWQFTEAPGAVPDTVNGACYLREIYLMADPHYTGRVTVPVLWDRETGTVVNNESAEILRMFNGAFDGVGGDAGNAALDLYPADLRDAIDAVNARVYETVNNGVYRCGFATTQAAYDEAVGPLFDTLDWLERRLSDRRYLLGDRITEADWRLFTTLVRFDPVYVGHFKCNLRRLVDYPNLWAYTRELYQWPGVAATVNFDHIRRHYYTSHESINPHRIVPRGPAIDFAAPHDRGRLAAAV; this is encoded by the coding sequence ATGGGGCTGCTGGTCGACGGCGTCTGGCGCGACCGCTGGTACGAGACCGACAAATCGGGTGGCCGGTTCGAGCGGCCGCAGACCCGGTTCCGCGACTGGGTGACGGCGGACGGCACCGGCGCGCCGGCGGGACGCAAGGCCTATCCGGCGGCGGCCGGGCGCTATCACCTCTACGTCTCGCTGGCCTGTCCGTGGGCGCACCGCACGCTGATCGCCCGCGCCCTGAAGCGGCTGGAGGGCGCGGTCTCGGTCTCGGTGGTGGACCCGTTCATGGGCGCCGACGGCTGGCAGTTCACCGAAGCGCCGGGCGCCGTGCCCGACACGGTCAACGGCGCCTGCTACCTGCGCGAGATCTACCTGATGGCCGACCCGCACTACACCGGCCGGGTGACCGTGCCGGTGCTGTGGGACCGCGAGACCGGCACCGTCGTCAACAACGAGTCGGCCGAGATTCTGCGCATGTTCAACGGCGCGTTCGACGGCGTCGGCGGCGACGCCGGCAACGCGGCGCTCGACCTCTATCCGGCGGACCTGCGCGACGCGATCGATGCCGTCAACGCGCGGGTCTACGAGACGGTCAACAACGGCGTCTACCGCTGCGGCTTCGCCACCACCCAGGCGGCCTATGACGAGGCGGTCGGTCCGCTGTTCGACACCCTGGACTGGCTGGAGCGGCGGCTGTCGGACCGGCGCTATCTGCTCGGCGACCGCATCACCGAGGCCGACTGGCGGCTGTTCACCACGCTGGTCCGCTTCGACCCGGTCTATGTCGGGCACTTCAAGTGCAACCTGCGCCGGCTGGTCGACTACCCCAACCTCTGGGCCTACACCCGCGAGCTCTACCAGTGGCCGGGGGTGGCCGCCACCGTGAATTTCGACCACATCCGCCGTCACTACTACACCAGTCACGAGAGCATCAATCCGCACCGGATCGTGCCGCGCGGGCCCGCCATCGACTTCGCCGCACCGCACGACCGCGGCCGGCTGGCCGCGGCTGTCTGA
- a CDS encoding YceI family protein: protein MKLAASLAASLALGLIAPAGAADSFQFDPSHTQILFEYDHLGFSTTQGTFTDWQGTLSVDEAEPANSRLSVTIVADSLHTGWADRDAHLRSADFFDVATYPTVTFASTAVERTGDETLTVAGEMTIRGTTQPVVFAVEVNGLADHPMTGVRTLGFTATTQVSRSAFGLGLFAPAVGDAVTIRVSGEATLAETDRDS, encoded by the coding sequence ATGAAGCTCGCCGCTTCCCTTGCCGCGTCGCTCGCCCTCGGCCTGATTGCCCCTGCGGGCGCCGCCGACAGCTTCCAGTTCGACCCCTCGCACACCCAGATCCTGTTCGAGTACGACCATCTCGGCTTCTCGACCACCCAGGGCACGTTCACCGACTGGCAGGGCACGCTGAGCGTCGACGAGGCCGAACCCGCCAACTCGCGGCTTTCGGTGACCATCGTGGCCGACAGCCTGCACACCGGCTGGGCGGACCGCGACGCCCACCTGCGCAGCGCCGACTTCTTCGATGTCGCCACCTACCCCACCGTCACCTTCGCCAGCACCGCGGTGGAACGCACCGGCGACGAGACGCTGACCGTCGCCGGCGAGATGACCATCCGCGGGACGACGCAGCCGGTTGTGTTCGCGGTCGAGGTCAACGGGTTGGCCGACCATCCGATGACCGGAGTGCGCACCCTCGGCTTCACGGCAACGACCCAGGTCAGCCGCTCGGCCTTCGGGCTCGGTCTGTTCGCGCCGGCCGTCGGCGACGCGGTCACCATCCGCGTGTCGGGCGAGGCGACGCTGGCGGAAACCGACCGCGACAGCTAA
- a CDS encoding cytochrome b, producing the protein MPLRNTPDRYGAVAQALHWATAALIVAMVVVGWVMEDLPLAEKMPGSWGYDLYQLHKSFGFVVLALAVLRLAWRVVSPAPPVPARHGRALVWAAHASHIALYALIFAMPLSGWLFVSADPLSHTLIPTRFFDLFTVPNLLDADADARDRLRGLHGLLSNLLIAVVALHAAAALAHHVFFRDNVLIRMLPFARLRPER; encoded by the coding sequence ATGCCCCTTCGCAACACGCCGGACCGCTACGGCGCCGTCGCCCAGGCCCTGCACTGGGCGACGGCGGCGCTGATCGTCGCCATGGTCGTCGTCGGCTGGGTGATGGAGGATCTGCCGCTGGCCGAGAAGATGCCGGGCAGCTGGGGCTACGACCTCTACCAGCTGCACAAGTCGTTCGGCTTCGTCGTGCTTGCGCTGGCGGTGCTGCGGCTGGCCTGGCGCGTGGTCAGTCCGGCCCCGCCGGTGCCGGCGCGTCACGGCCGCGCGCTGGTCTGGGCGGCGCACGCCAGCCACATCGCCCTCTATGCGCTGATCTTCGCCATGCCGCTTTCGGGCTGGCTGTTCGTCTCGGCCGACCCGCTGTCGCACACGCTGATCCCGACCCGTTTCTTCGACCTGTTCACGGTGCCCAACCTGCTGGACGCCGATGCCGACGCGCGCGATCGCCTGCGCGGCCTGCACGGACTGCTGTCGAACCTGCTGATCGCGGTCGTCGCATTGCATGCGGCGGCCGCGCTGGCTCACCATGTCTTCTTCCGCGACAACGTGCTGATTCGCATGCTGCCCTTCGCCCGCCTGCGGCCGGAGCGGTAG
- a CDS encoding YceI family protein — MPSLMKPALACALLLASAAGAGAADVWTVDPADRSLAWTVSFSEKPLEGRFGAFEAEIAFDPADLAGSRVTVTVQIASIEADTPEKTEELVKPEWFDAAAFPTATFAAETFRALGGDAYEADGTLTIRDRSRPVTLPFTFAIDGDSARIAGGLSVNRIDYDVGQGDWAIDDIVGFDVAIAFTLAATRGN; from the coding sequence ATGCCGAGCCTGATGAAGCCCGCCCTCGCCTGTGCGCTGTTGCTGGCTTCCGCCGCCGGTGCCGGCGCCGCCGACGTCTGGACAGTCGACCCCGCCGACCGCAGCCTGGCCTGGACCGTGTCCTTTTCGGAGAAGCCGCTGGAGGGCCGGTTCGGCGCATTCGAGGCCGAGATCGCCTTCGACCCCGCCGACCTGGCCGGCAGCCGCGTCACGGTGACCGTCCAGATCGCCAGCATCGAGGCCGATACGCCGGAGAAGACCGAAGAGCTGGTCAAGCCGGAATGGTTCGACGCGGCCGCCTTCCCGACTGCAACCTTTGCGGCTGAAACCTTCCGTGCCCTCGGCGGCGACGCCTATGAGGCGGACGGCACGCTGACCATTCGCGACCGCAGCCGACCGGTCACATTGCCCTTTACCTTCGCCATCGACGGCGACAGCGCCCGCATCGCCGGCGGGCTGAGCGTCAACCGCATCGACTACGACGTCGGCCAGGGCGACTGGGCGATCGACGACATCGTCGGCTTCGACGTTGCCATCGCATTCACACTGGCCGCAACCCGCGGCAACTAG
- a CDS encoding substrate-binding domain-containing protein, whose product MLALGGTTAAAQDLTIMTSVPSLGFPFFVHMMNALKAEGEALGVATVESDGQNSAPKQTADVENAVIQGVDGIVISPIDVNAMAPALEAAIENDVPVVTIDRRVEGVAGILAHVGADNVAGGEAQGHWIVEHFPDGARIVNLQGQPGASPAIDRNAGVHNVLDGMSDKYVFVAEQTANFARDQGLSVTESLMAGLDSPPDVIVAANDDMALGALEAVTALGMQDQIAIIGFDALPEALASVRDGGLAGTVEQFPGGQSRKAMQVMVEFLRNGTQPEPVTLLIPIVITQDNLADAERLGELN is encoded by the coding sequence ATGCTGGCGCTGGGCGGCACGACCGCCGCGGCGCAGGACCTGACGATCATGACCTCGGTGCCCAGCCTGGGCTTCCCGTTCTTCGTGCACATGATGAACGCGCTGAAGGCCGAGGGCGAGGCGCTGGGCGTCGCCACCGTCGAATCGGACGGCCAGAACAGCGCGCCGAAGCAGACCGCCGACGTCGAGAACGCGGTAATCCAGGGCGTCGACGGCATCGTCATCAGCCCGATCGACGTCAACGCGATGGCGCCCGCGCTCGAGGCGGCGATCGAGAACGACGTGCCCGTCGTCACCATCGACCGCCGGGTCGAGGGCGTGGCCGGCATCCTGGCCCATGTCGGCGCCGACAACGTCGCGGGCGGCGAGGCCCAGGGCCACTGGATCGTCGAGCACTTCCCGGACGGCGCGCGCATCGTCAACCTGCAGGGCCAGCCCGGCGCCAGCCCGGCGATCGACCGCAATGCCGGCGTCCACAACGTGCTGGACGGCATGAGCGACAAGTACGTGTTCGTCGCCGAGCAGACCGCGAACTTCGCCCGCGACCAGGGCCTGTCGGTCACCGAAAGCCTGATGGCCGGCCTCGACTCCCCGCCGGACGTGATCGTCGCGGCCAATGACGACATGGCGCTGGGCGCGCTGGAGGCGGTGACCGCCCTCGGCATGCAGGACCAGATCGCCATCATCGGCTTCGACGCGCTGCCGGAGGCGCTGGCCAGCGTGCGCGACGGCGGCCTCGCCGGCACGGTCGAGCAGTTCCCCGGCGGCCAGAGCCGCAAGGCGATGCAGGTGATGGTCGAGTTCCTGCGCAACGGCACCCAGCCGGAGCCGGTCACCCTGCTGATCCCGATCGTGATCACCCAGGACAACCTGGCCGACGCGGAGCGCCTCGGCGAGCTGAACTGA
- a CDS encoding sugar ABC transporter ATP-binding protein, with amino-acid sequence MSDDALLTVRGLTKRFPGVVALAGVSLSVGRGEVHALLGENGAGKSTLLKILSGAQQQDEGEIRFDGQPVRIANPVAAQQLGIVTIYQEFNLVPHLTIAENVYIGREPRRGPFIDWRRMQRDTAEILARIGLPLDPGRTVRTLSVAEQQMVEIARALSMRSRIIIMDEPTSALSETEVSRLMQIARDLRADGLTIIFVTHRLDEVMALCDRFTVLRDGQNAGEGRVADVTVDDIIRLMVGRDVEALFARRDDGGTERSEALRIEHLSRHGDGRDPHAVVLDDISLTAYRGEILGIAGLVGSGRTELARAVFGADPIDSGRVFIDGRPVRIRSPHDAIRRGIGLAPEDRKQQALFLALAVRANISMATLDRLSVGGIFMNERAELAQVEEFRKALNIRMASPEQRVVLLSGGNQQKVVLARWLALRPSILIVDEPTRGIDVAAKAEVHQLLYDMARSGIAVIAISSELPEILTISDRIVTMRGGRITGEIARSEATEEKLMRMMTLSTAPARATA; translated from the coding sequence ATGAGCGACGACGCACTCCTGACCGTGCGCGGGCTGACCAAGCGCTTTCCCGGCGTGGTGGCGCTGGCCGGCGTGTCGCTCAGCGTCGGCCGCGGCGAGGTGCATGCGCTGCTGGGCGAGAACGGCGCCGGCAAGTCGACCCTGTTGAAGATCCTGTCCGGCGCCCAGCAGCAGGACGAGGGCGAGATCCGCTTCGACGGCCAGCCGGTACGCATCGCCAACCCGGTGGCGGCGCAGCAGCTCGGCATCGTCACCATCTACCAGGAATTCAACCTGGTCCCGCACCTGACCATCGCCGAGAACGTCTACATCGGGCGCGAGCCGCGGCGCGGCCCGTTCATCGACTGGCGGCGGATGCAGCGCGACACCGCCGAGATCCTGGCGCGGATCGGCCTGCCGCTGGACCCGGGCCGCACCGTGCGGACGCTCAGCGTCGCCGAGCAGCAGATGGTGGAGATCGCCCGCGCCCTGTCGATGCGCTCGCGCATCATCATCATGGACGAGCCGACCTCGGCGCTGAGCGAGACCGAGGTCTCGCGGCTGATGCAGATCGCGCGCGACCTGCGCGCCGACGGGCTGACCATCATCTTCGTCACCCATCGGCTGGACGAGGTGATGGCGCTGTGCGACCGCTTCACGGTGCTGCGCGACGGCCAGAATGCCGGCGAGGGCCGGGTTGCCGACGTCACCGTCGACGACATCATCCGGCTGATGGTCGGGCGCGACGTCGAGGCGCTGTTCGCCAGGCGCGACGACGGCGGCACCGAACGCAGCGAGGCGCTGCGGATCGAGCATCTCAGCCGCCACGGCGACGGCCGCGACCCGCACGCGGTGGTGCTGGACGACATCTCGCTGACCGCCTATCGCGGCGAAATCCTCGGCATCGCCGGCCTGGTCGGCTCCGGCCGCACCGAGCTCGCCCGCGCCGTGTTCGGCGCCGACCCGATCGACAGCGGCCGCGTCTTCATCGACGGCCGACCGGTGCGCATCCGCTCGCCGCACGACGCCATCCGCCGCGGCATCGGGCTGGCGCCGGAGGACCGCAAGCAGCAGGCGCTGTTCCTGGCGCTGGCGGTGCGCGCCAACATCAGCATGGCGACGCTGGACCGGCTCAGCGTCGGCGGCATCTTCATGAACGAGCGCGCCGAGCTTGCCCAGGTCGAGGAGTTCCGCAAGGCCCTCAACATCCGCATGGCCAGCCCCGAGCAGCGCGTGGTGCTGCTGTCGGGCGGCAACCAGCAGAAGGTGGTGCTGGCGCGCTGGCTGGCGCTGCGGCCCTCGATCCTGATCGTCGACGAACCGACCCGCGGCATCGACGTGGCGGCCAAGGCCGAGGTGCACCAGCTGCTCTACGACATGGCGCGCAGCGGCATTGCGGTGATCGCGATCTCGTCGGAGCTGCCCGAGATCCTGACCATCAGCGACCGCATCGTCACCATGCGCGGCGGGCGCATCACCGGCGAGATCGCGCGCAGCGAGGCGACCGAGGAAAAGCTGATGCGCATGATGACCCTGAGCACGGCGCCGGCGCGGGCGACGGCCTGA
- a CDS encoding ABC transporter permease yields the protein MSTETAPAPQRRQADVIDLLGRFAPLIFLIVLMVAFWLANPNFVKPLNLTNIVLQVSVTGLLAIGMTFVILTAGIDLSVGSLLAFAGLVGAAVAKGGLEDRFAVGAATEAAGYGWGAAMLTAIAIGVVGGLLQGTAITWLRVPPFVVTLGGMSVFRGAALLFSGGGPISGFGDDYTMWGKERLFKEELGNVGIPVPALIFILFAVLAYIVLRYTRFGRHVYAVGGNLEAARLSGLNVKLIITSVYVIMGFFAGLGAFVLSARLDSAEAVAGIGYELTVIASVVIGGTSLFGGQGSVVGTVIGALLIGVMLNGLQLNNVSSYIQQIVIGLVIVLAVAFDLFLKSRRKT from the coding sequence ATGAGCACAGAGACCGCACCCGCCCCGCAGCGCCGCCAGGCCGACGTGATCGACCTGCTCGGCCGCTTCGCGCCGCTGATCTTCCTGATCGTGCTGATGGTCGCGTTCTGGCTGGCCAACCCGAATTTCGTCAAGCCGCTGAACCTGACCAACATCGTGCTGCAGGTCTCGGTCACCGGCCTGCTCGCGATCGGCATGACCTTCGTCATCCTGACCGCCGGCATCGACCTGTCGGTCGGCTCGCTGCTGGCCTTCGCCGGCCTGGTCGGCGCGGCGGTGGCCAAGGGCGGGCTGGAAGACCGTTTCGCGGTCGGCGCGGCCACCGAGGCGGCGGGATATGGCTGGGGCGCGGCCATGCTGACCGCGATCGCCATCGGCGTCGTCGGCGGCCTGCTGCAGGGCACGGCGATCACCTGGCTGCGGGTGCCGCCCTTCGTCGTCACGCTGGGCGGCATGTCGGTGTTCCGCGGCGCCGCGCTGCTGTTCTCCGGCGGCGGCCCGATCAGCGGCTTCGGCGACGACTACACCATGTGGGGCAAGGAGCGGCTGTTCAAGGAGGAGCTGGGCAATGTCGGCATCCCGGTGCCGGCGCTGATCTTCATCCTGTTCGCGGTGCTGGCCTATATCGTGCTGCGTTACACCCGGTTCGGCCGCCACGTCTACGCCGTCGGCGGCAACCTGGAGGCGGCGCGGCTGTCCGGCCTCAACGTCAAGCTGATCATCACCAGCGTCTATGTGATCATGGGCTTCTTCGCCGGCCTCGGCGCCTTCGTGCTGTCGGCGCGGCTGGACAGCGCCGAGGCGGTGGCCGGCATCGGCTACGAGCTGACCGTGATCGCCTCGGTGGTGATCGGCGGCACCAGCCTGTTCGGCGGCCAGGGCAGCGTGGTCGGCACCGTGATCGGCGCGCTGCTGATCGGCGTGATGCTGAACGGCCTGCAGCTCAACAACGTGTCGAGCTACATCCAACAGATCGTCATCGGCCTGGTCATCGTCCTCGCGGTGGCCTTCGACCTGTTCCTGAAGTCCCGCCGCAAGACCTGA
- a CDS encoding FAD-dependent oxidoreductase: protein MALGLLKFGLRRSYPAKRHFPKAKDLKRSYDVAIIGGGGHGLAAAYYLARDWGITNVAVLDKGYLAGGNTARNTTIVRANYLTPEGVRFYDESVRLFRGLAEEFDYNLMYSERGHFTLAHTDAALRTMRWRAEVNKHMGVNSELVLRDEIARIVPQLNMSEDVRYPILGALYHPPGAIARHDAVAWGYARGAADRGVEIHQLTEVTGIEASEGGITLRTTRGTVHAGKVLQATAGMSSVVAKLAGFRLPIRTIPLQACVSLPMKPFLDAIIVSGSLHVYISQSARGELVMGGSTDPAPLYSTRSTLDFKEGLMAHMLELFPFLAEVRLVRQWAGMADMTPDFSPVMGLTPVPNYFIDAGWGTYGFKATPVSGKRMAETVATGTPPDILHPFRLDRFSTFDLVGEKGAASVGH, encoded by the coding sequence GTGGCGTTGGGCTTGCTGAAGTTCGGTTTGCGCCGCTCCTATCCCGCCAAGCGGCATTTCCCCAAGGCGAAGGACCTGAAGCGGTCCTACGACGTGGCGATCATCGGCGGCGGCGGCCACGGTCTGGCGGCGGCCTACTACCTGGCCCGCGACTGGGGCATCACCAATGTCGCGGTACTCGACAAGGGCTACCTCGCCGGCGGCAACACCGCGCGCAACACCACCATCGTGCGCGCCAACTACCTGACGCCGGAGGGCGTGCGCTTCTACGACGAATCGGTGCGGCTGTTCCGCGGCCTGGCCGAGGAGTTCGACTACAACCTGATGTATTCGGAGCGCGGCCATTTCACGCTGGCCCATACCGACGCCGCGCTGCGCACCATGCGCTGGCGCGCCGAGGTCAACAAGCACATGGGCGTGAATTCGGAGCTGGTGCTGCGCGACGAGATCGCGCGCATCGTGCCGCAACTCAACATGTCGGAGGACGTGCGCTACCCGATCCTCGGCGCGCTCTACCATCCGCCCGGCGCCATCGCCCGGCACGACGCCGTCGCCTGGGGCTATGCCCGTGGCGCGGCCGACCGCGGCGTCGAGATTCACCAGCTGACCGAGGTGACCGGGATCGAGGCCAGCGAGGGCGGCATCACGCTGCGCACGACGCGCGGCACCGTCCACGCCGGCAAGGTGCTGCAGGCCACCGCCGGCATGAGTTCGGTGGTGGCCAAGCTGGCCGGCTTCAGGCTGCCGATCCGCACCATCCCGCTGCAGGCCTGCGTGTCGCTGCCGATGAAGCCGTTCCTCGATGCGATCATCGTGTCGGGCAGCCTGCACGTCTACATCTCGCAGAGCGCCCGCGGCGAGCTGGTGATGGGCGGCTCCACCGACCCGGCCCCGCTCTACTCGACGCGCTCGACCCTCGACTTCAAGGAAGGGCTGATGGCCCACATGCTGGAGCTGTTCCCGTTCCTGGCCGAGGTGCGGCTGGTGCGGCAGTGGGCCGGCATGGCCGACATGACGCCCGACTTCAGCCCGGTGATGGGCCTGACCCCGGTGCCGAACTACTTCATCGACGCCGGCTGGGGCACCTACGGCTTCAAGGCGACGCCGGTCTCCGGCAAGCGCATGGCCGAGACGGTGGCCACCGGCACGCCGCCCGACATCCTGCACCCGTTCCGGCTGGACCGCTTCTCGACCTTCGACCTGGTCGGCGAGAAGGGCGCGGCGTCGGTGGGGCATTGA
- a CDS encoding sarcosine oxidase subunit delta — translation MKLIDCPLNGPRNAQEFVCGGEVKPMPDPQAASDTEWAAWLFLENNTAGVVREWWCHVPTAFWFIAERDTVTDTFLRTYPASEVFPTRVDFAAPAKGAK, via the coding sequence ATGAAGCTGATCGACTGCCCGCTGAACGGGCCGCGCAACGCGCAGGAATTCGTCTGCGGCGGCGAGGTCAAGCCGATGCCCGACCCGCAGGCCGCGTCCGACACCGAATGGGCGGCGTGGCTGTTCCTGGAAAACAACACGGCCGGCGTCGTGCGCGAATGGTGGTGCCACGTGCCGACCGCCTTCTGGTTCATCGCCGAGCGCGACACGGTGACCGACACCTTCCTGCGCACCTATCCGGCTTCCGAGGTGTTCCCGACGCGGGTCGACTTCGCGGCGCCGGCCAAGGGGGCGAAGTGA